In a genomic window of Agarivorans albus:
- a CDS encoding LrgB family protein: MVNFLYLPLTIGLFIAAKHLQQRFSVTWLNPVLITLSILVVSLLALDISFDDYNQYSGWLSKLLEPAVVALGVPLYKQLYDIKAELPRIAITIVVAAVVAIATTVGLALVVGASPEIAASLAPKSVTTPIAVLISEQVAGEPALTAIAVLITGLVGAVVGIPVLKLCGVHSSKAQGIAMGTACHALGTARIAEEGHQQGAYGALALVLSATFSAMLCPLIVPLFA; encoded by the coding sequence ATGGTGAATTTTCTTTACCTGCCACTAACCATTGGATTGTTCATTGCTGCAAAACATCTGCAACAACGTTTTTCGGTTACCTGGCTTAATCCCGTTCTAATTACCTTGAGTATATTGGTGGTTAGTTTGTTGGCATTAGACATCTCTTTTGACGATTACAATCAATATAGTGGGTGGCTAAGTAAGCTACTAGAGCCGGCAGTGGTTGCCTTAGGTGTTCCTTTATATAAGCAGTTATACGATATAAAAGCAGAACTACCACGTATTGCTATTACCATTGTTGTTGCGGCAGTTGTGGCTATTGCTACTACAGTTGGCTTGGCGCTGGTGGTTGGGGCATCGCCTGAAATCGCAGCGTCTTTAGCACCTAAATCAGTTACTACGCCTATTGCGGTGCTAATTAGTGAACAAGTGGCAGGTGAGCCCGCATTAACGGCTATTGCTGTACTGATAACTGGCTTAGTGGGTGCGGTAGTAGGGATACCGGTACTTAAATTATGTGGTGTGCATTCAAGCAAAGCGCAAGGCATTGCCATGGGCACCGCCTGTCACGCTTTAGGGACAGCCCGTATTGCTGAAGAGGGGCATCAGCAAGGCGCTTATGGCGCCTTAGCATTAGTGCTCAGTGCTACTTTTAGCGCAATGCTTTGTCCACTTATTGTGCCGTTGTTTGCCTGA
- a CDS encoding CidA/LrgA family protein: MRKFQKLAVLEIASGLLVIYAALWAGLWLSDLSGNLLPASIVGMLLLTIALQFRWIKLAWVERTANQFVRWMSLLFVPISIGLVEHIETLLQALPAMLLTCALATLILLVVVGKTYQHWENKHELKATQPQSVDGEAK; encoded by the coding sequence ATGAGAAAGTTTCAGAAATTAGCTGTTCTAGAAATTGCCTCTGGTTTGTTAGTGATTTACGCCGCGTTGTGGGCTGGCCTTTGGTTAAGCGATCTTAGCGGAAACCTTCTCCCTGCAAGCATTGTGGGTATGCTGCTGTTAACTATAGCCTTACAGTTTCGCTGGATTAAACTGGCTTGGGTAGAGCGAACTGCTAATCAATTTGTCCGCTGGATGTCACTTTTGTTTGTGCCTATTAGTATTGGTTTAGTAGAACATATTGAAACTTTATTACAGGCTTTGCCTGCAATGTTGCTTACTTGTGCTTTGGCGACTCTGATTTTACTGGTAGTGGTTGGCAAAACTTACCAACACTGGGAGAATAAGCACGAGCTTAAGGCCACTCAGCCACAATCCGTAGACGGGGAGGCAAAATAA
- a CDS encoding 2-hydroxyacid dehydrogenase, which translates to MKISFFSAKRYDREHFDAQNTSSAFSIEYFDTALSAKTARLAHGADAVCAFVNDDLSAATLEALAEHGIQLILLRCAGFNNVDLAKAEQLGITVSRVPAYSPEAVAEHAIALMMTLNRRIHKAYQRTRDANFSLEGLTGMNIFGKTAGVIGTGKIGLATARILKGFGCRVIAFDPYPNDAAKELGIEYVSMAELLAQSNIITLHCPLTPENTYLIGKSAFSQMKKGTLLINTSRGKLVDSTACIEALKDGTLGGLALDVYEHEKELFFEDLSAEVILDDVFRRLSACHNVIFTGHQAFLTQEALQSIADTTLLNANAFSQGQRNGNEVTAEVVDNS; encoded by the coding sequence ATGAAGATTAGTTTTTTCAGCGCTAAGCGCTACGACCGCGAACATTTTGATGCCCAAAATACATCTTCAGCTTTTAGCATCGAGTATTTCGATACTGCCCTCTCGGCAAAAACTGCCCGCTTAGCCCATGGCGCTGATGCGGTATGTGCCTTTGTAAATGACGACTTATCTGCCGCAACTTTGGAAGCCTTAGCCGAACACGGGATCCAACTTATACTGTTGCGCTGTGCTGGCTTTAACAATGTTGATCTCGCCAAAGCAGAGCAACTAGGCATTACCGTTTCACGCGTACCGGCATACTCACCGGAAGCGGTGGCCGAACATGCCATCGCGTTGATGATGACCTTAAACCGCCGTATTCACAAAGCTTACCAACGCACCCGCGATGCCAACTTCTCTTTAGAAGGTTTAACCGGCATGAACATCTTTGGTAAAACCGCGGGAGTAATAGGCACCGGGAAAATCGGCTTAGCCACTGCGCGCATACTCAAGGGTTTTGGTTGCCGAGTCATTGCTTTTGACCCTTACCCAAATGACGCAGCTAAAGAGCTAGGCATAGAGTACGTAAGCATGGCAGAGCTACTGGCGCAATCAAACATCATTACTTTGCACTGCCCGCTTACCCCTGAAAATACTTACTTAATTGGTAAATCGGCTTTTAGCCAGATGAAAAAAGGCACTTTGCTGATTAACACCAGTCGCGGCAAACTGGTAGATTCCACGGCCTGTATTGAAGCACTAAAAGATGGGACATTAGGCGGCTTAGCTTTGGATGTGTATGAACATGAGAAAGAATTGTTCTTTGAAGATTTATCCGCCGAAGTCATTTTGGATGACGTGTTCCGCCGTTTGTCAGCTTGTCACAACGTTATCTTTACTGGTCACCAAGCCTTTTTAACCCAAGAGGCCTTGCAAAGCATTGCCGACACCACCTTGCTAAACGCCAACGCATTTAGCCAAGGACAACGTAACGGCAATGAAGTAACCGCTGAAGTGGTAGACAACAGCTAA
- a CDS encoding nuclear transport factor 2 family protein: MGSQLKQNKANAVAFYQMAYLGEPAKAVKMYVGDEYIQHNPLVKNGLQGFIDYFDEMQRDYPNKQIKFLRCIAEGDMVALHTHQIWPGNDQYVTMDFFRFDENGKIVEHWDSIQEVPEGSANGNSMF, from the coding sequence ATGGGCAGCCAGTTAAAGCAGAATAAAGCTAACGCCGTGGCATTTTATCAAATGGCTTATTTGGGTGAGCCAGCTAAGGCGGTAAAAATGTATGTCGGAGATGAATACATTCAGCATAACCCTTTAGTTAAAAATGGCTTGCAAGGTTTTATTGACTACTTCGATGAAATGCAGCGTGACTACCCCAACAAACAAATTAAGTTTCTACGCTGTATTGCCGAAGGTGACATGGTGGCGTTACATACTCACCAGATTTGGCCGGGAAATGACCAATATGTCACCATGGATTTTTTCCGCTTTGATGAGAATGGCAAAATAGTAGAGCATTGGGACAGCATACAAGAAGTGCCAGAAGGCAGTGCTAATGGCAATAGTATGTTCTAG
- a CDS encoding cupin domain-containing protein — translation MKTTAQYWNVLATNNANQWEEIEGSDGQLHQLTLAIDNSTGDYTRLTRFKAGANTKAFGAKSHTYPEEIYIISGRLYDAAFDLWLEAGHYASRPPGEVHGPFKCEQECLVLEISYPSQALS, via the coding sequence ATGAAAACCACCGCGCAATACTGGAATGTATTAGCTACAAACAATGCTAACCAATGGGAAGAGATAGAGGGCAGTGATGGGCAGTTACATCAGCTTACCCTAGCCATAGATAACAGCACCGGTGACTATACACGCCTAACTCGATTTAAAGCTGGAGCAAATACCAAAGCCTTTGGCGCTAAATCACATACTTATCCAGAGGAGATCTACATTATCTCTGGCCGTTTGTATGACGCGGCGTTTGACCTTTGGTTAGAGGCTGGTCATTACGCCAGTCGACCACCAGGCGAGGTTCATGGACCATTTAAGTGTGAGCAAGAGTGTTTGGTGTTAGAAATTTCTTACCCAAGCCAAGCGTTAAGCTAA
- the ushA gene encoding bifunctional UDP-sugar hydrolase/5'-nucleotidase UshA — MKPFIYRVFVPSVLAGLLAACSSSPEQTWQVDQSYKITVLHTNDHHGRFWHNKYGEYGLAARKTLIDSIREEVAAEGGSVLLLSGGDINTGVPESDLLDAEPDFKGMNMLGYDAMAIGNHEFDNSLEVLAKQQQWANFPFLSANIYSKSTGERKFQAYQMFDLQGVKVAVIGFTTEDTYKLVLPDTVADLVFEDPKVEAKKVIAEINQQHQPDLVFAVTHMGHYANAKHGVNAPGDVSLARSLNEGELDLIVGGHSQEPVCMEGPNMYTQTFKPGDECKPDQQNGTWIVQAYEWGKYVGRADYTFKNGEFTLDSYKLIPVNLKKKIKVDGKKQRVFVQEEIAHNPEVLALLTPYQEQGQAQLNVKIAELSGRLVGDRDKVRFGQTNLGRLIASAHKERVNADFAVMNSGGVRASIEAGDISYKDVLTVQPFSNTITYVDMNGEEVMEYLSVVAAMPVDTGAYAQFAGISMKVIDGEVSDVVIAGKPLDEANMYRFTIPNFNATGGDGYPKITDHRGFVDTGFVDAEVLKAYLEQQSPVNAADYDDKGEISYQ; from the coding sequence ATGAAGCCTTTCATTTATCGCGTATTTGTTCCCTCTGTGTTGGCTGGCTTACTCGCAGCCTGTAGCTCTAGCCCTGAGCAAACTTGGCAAGTCGATCAAAGCTATAAAATCACCGTACTACATACTAACGATCATCATGGCCGCTTTTGGCACAACAAATATGGTGAGTATGGCTTAGCTGCGCGGAAGACCTTAATTGATAGTATTCGAGAGGAAGTGGCCGCCGAAGGGGGTAGTGTATTGTTGTTATCGGGTGGCGACATTAACACCGGTGTGCCTGAGTCAGATTTATTAGACGCCGAGCCAGACTTCAAAGGCATGAATATGTTGGGTTACGATGCCATGGCGATAGGTAATCACGAGTTTGATAACAGCCTAGAGGTGTTAGCCAAGCAGCAACAGTGGGCTAACTTTCCATTCTTATCCGCCAACATCTATTCAAAATCCACTGGAGAACGTAAGTTTCAAGCCTATCAAATGTTTGACTTACAAGGCGTAAAAGTGGCGGTGATAGGTTTCACTACCGAAGACACCTATAAATTGGTACTGCCAGATACTGTTGCGGATTTAGTCTTTGAAGATCCTAAAGTAGAAGCTAAAAAAGTGATTGCCGAGATTAACCAGCAGCACCAACCCGACCTAGTGTTTGCGGTTACTCATATGGGCCACTATGCCAATGCTAAACATGGCGTTAATGCGCCGGGAGATGTAAGTTTAGCGCGCTCACTTAACGAAGGTGAATTAGATTTAATTGTGGGTGGCCACTCGCAAGAGCCGGTGTGTATGGAAGGTCCTAATATGTACACCCAAACCTTTAAGCCTGGTGATGAATGTAAACCCGATCAACAAAATGGCACTTGGATCGTCCAAGCCTATGAATGGGGTAAATATGTAGGGCGCGCCGATTACACGTTTAAAAACGGCGAGTTTACTTTAGACAGCTACAAACTCATCCCGGTTAACCTAAAGAAAAAAATCAAAGTAGACGGCAAAAAACAGCGGGTGTTTGTGCAAGAGGAAATTGCCCACAACCCCGAAGTACTGGCTTTGTTAACTCCTTACCAAGAACAAGGCCAAGCGCAGCTTAATGTTAAGATTGCTGAACTAAGCGGCCGCTTAGTGGGTGACCGAGACAAAGTACGCTTTGGCCAAACCAATTTAGGCCGATTAATTGCCTCTGCCCATAAAGAGCGCGTAAATGCTGATTTTGCAGTAATGAACTCTGGTGGTGTTCGAGCCTCGATTGAGGCAGGGGATATAAGTTATAAAGACGTGCTTACCGTACAGCCTTTTTCTAACACTATTACCTATGTTGATATGAATGGTGAAGAAGTGATGGAGTACTTATCGGTAGTTGCGGCTATGCCTGTGGATACCGGTGCTTACGCGCAATTTGCTGGCATTAGCATGAAAGTAATTGATGGCGAGGTGAGCGATGTAGTGATTGCAGGCAAACCTTTAGATGAAGCCAATATGTACCGTTTCACGATCCCAAACTTTAATGCTACTGGCGGTGATGGTTATCCTAAAATCACTGACCATAGAGGCTTTGTTGATACTGGCTTTGTCGATGCCGAAGTGCTTAAGGCTTACTTAGAGCAGCAAAGCCCAGTTAATGCCGCCGATTATGATGATAAAGGTGAGATTAGCTACCAGTAG
- the hutW gene encoding heme anaerobic degradation radical SAM methyltransferase ChuW/HutW translates to MSTIDLAPTQQLPEALTGQASPSPLQFAFTKKTGAHANHGKRESLNGEQAHQMLSKQLSQSKASKLPRAIYIHIPFCRVRCTFCNFFQYASNQQMIDDYFTLLEQELIAKSRYPWTQARNFDAVYVGGGTPTDLSPEQLNQLGQLIHRYFPLSDSCEVTLEGRLNRFDDNKFEAALAGGFNRFSFGVQSFNSKVRRAAKRLDKRDYIVERLSQLTASNRATIAIDLIYGLPHQTPENWQQDLQDVLDTGVHGVDLYQLLTFGGSGLQRNIDAGREAVPLSTSDKALMYQQGHQFFAQNAFRQLSYCHWANGEQEQSRYNSLAKQGAEILPIGAGAGGNINGYALMQTRDIDTWRAGITENNWAFEQLSLPANNAQLKAAITSACDQGLIDADKLPHGRTLFEHCEPLFKAWQTNGLVSLTGQQAALTMAGQFWSVNLANAMTQYLQMYPLTNSQ, encoded by the coding sequence ATGTCTACCATTGATCTCGCACCAACACAGCAATTGCCCGAAGCATTAACCGGCCAAGCCAGCCCTTCTCCATTACAATTTGCCTTCACCAAAAAAACTGGCGCTCATGCAAACCATGGCAAGCGTGAGTCTCTAAATGGCGAGCAAGCACACCAGATGCTAAGCAAGCAATTAAGCCAAAGCAAAGCGAGTAAGTTACCTCGCGCTATTTACATTCACATCCCGTTTTGTCGAGTTCGTTGCACCTTTTGTAACTTCTTCCAATACGCCAGCAATCAACAAATGATAGATGATTATTTTACGCTGTTGGAACAGGAGCTGATTGCTAAATCTCGCTACCCTTGGACACAAGCAAGAAACTTTGATGCAGTATATGTAGGTGGTGGAACACCCACTGATTTAAGTCCAGAGCAACTTAACCAGCTTGGACAACTTATTCATCGTTATTTTCCCTTAAGCGATAGCTGTGAAGTAACCCTAGAGGGTAGATTAAATCGCTTTGACGATAACAAGTTTGAGGCAGCACTTGCCGGTGGTTTCAATCGTTTTTCTTTTGGTGTACAAAGCTTTAACTCCAAAGTTCGCCGTGCTGCTAAACGCCTTGATAAGCGAGACTACATCGTAGAGCGCTTAAGCCAACTAACAGCCAGTAATCGCGCAACCATTGCGATAGACCTTATCTATGGCCTCCCCCACCAAACACCAGAGAACTGGCAACAAGACTTACAAGATGTATTGGATACAGGCGTGCATGGTGTAGATTTATATCAACTGCTTACCTTTGGTGGCAGCGGCTTACAACGCAATATTGATGCGGGCCGTGAAGCCGTTCCATTGAGCACCAGCGACAAAGCGTTAATGTACCAACAAGGGCATCAGTTCTTCGCCCAAAACGCTTTCCGACAGCTTAGTTATTGCCATTGGGCAAATGGAGAACAAGAGCAGAGCCGCTATAACTCCTTAGCCAAACAGGGAGCCGAAATTTTGCCGATTGGCGCAGGAGCCGGTGGCAATATCAACGGTTACGCCTTAATGCAAACTCGAGATATAGATACTTGGCGCGCAGGCATAACAGAGAATAACTGGGCTTTTGAGCAGCTAAGTTTGCCGGCTAACAATGCTCAGCTAAAAGCAGCAATCACCAGTGCTTGTGATCAGGGGCTGATTGATGCAGATAAACTTCCCCATGGAAGAACGCTTTTTGAACATTGCGAACCCTTGTTTAAAGCTTGGCAAACAAATGGTTTAGTCAGTTTAACTGGCCAACAAGCCGCATTGACCATGGCGGGGCAGTTTTGGTCGGTGAATTTAGCCAATGCCATGACCCAGTATTTGCAGATGTATCCATTAACTAACAGCCAGTAA
- a CDS encoding acyltransferase family protein, whose product MFGTVRTLWALMVVFGHLFWLSDFGRFAVFGFYILSGYLMTYVMQQRYGYQASGKKRFALNRFLRLYPGYWFACLLSLLLLLAFNRYFPLAGFSTIAIPSNAASLLGNFTMVYPSWLPHSITPRLSPAAWALTVEIFFYCAICLGISKTLQRSLIWLALSVLYVVASYIGDLYWHARYFSIPAGSLPFSIGAIIYFVVQQNKVPISWQVILKKPALILLVMVSISGFTAWQINQGLHLITAEILFYTNMLISAMLVLSLALGHSLHNKISAGFDKFVGDFSYPIYLLHYQASIIASVLLLGEVSKFKQHFSSVALLLVSLILVLLSLLVIKCIDLPVERLRKSIRDKASGQYKAAS is encoded by the coding sequence ATGTTTGGCACGGTAAGGACACTGTGGGCGTTAATGGTAGTATTTGGACACTTGTTTTGGCTTAGCGACTTCGGTCGCTTTGCAGTGTTTGGCTTCTACATTCTTAGTGGATATTTGATGACCTATGTAATGCAGCAGCGTTACGGTTATCAAGCTTCAGGAAAGAAGCGATTTGCCCTTAATCGATTTTTACGCCTTTATCCGGGGTATTGGTTTGCTTGCCTGTTAAGTTTGCTTTTGCTGCTGGCCTTTAATCGCTACTTTCCTCTAGCGGGCTTTTCAACCATTGCGATACCGAGCAATGCCGCTAGTTTGTTGGGTAACTTCACCATGGTTTACCCAAGTTGGCTACCCCACTCTATTACGCCACGTTTATCTCCAGCGGCATGGGCACTTACCGTAGAAATATTCTTCTATTGCGCCATTTGCTTGGGCATATCTAAAACATTACAACGCAGCCTTATTTGGTTAGCCTTATCTGTGCTGTATGTTGTTGCTAGCTACATCGGCGACCTATACTGGCATGCCCGTTACTTTTCCATTCCTGCAGGGTCACTGCCATTTTCCATTGGGGCCATTATCTATTTTGTCGTACAGCAAAATAAAGTGCCGATTAGCTGGCAAGTTATTCTAAAAAAACCAGCATTAATATTGCTGGTTATGGTCAGTATTTCTGGTTTTACCGCGTGGCAAATTAATCAAGGTTTGCACTTAATTACCGCTGAGATACTGTTTTATACAAATATGCTAATTAGTGCGATGCTAGTACTGAGTTTAGCCTTGGGGCATAGCCTACATAACAAAATATCTGCTGGCTTCGATAAGTTTGTTGGCGACTTTTCCTACCCTATTTACCTCCTTCATTACCAAGCGAGCATCATCGCAAGTGTGCTGCTGTTAGGCGAAGTAAGTAAATTTAAACAACACTTCAGCTCAGTGGCCTTGCTGCTGGTAAGCCTAATACTGGTATTGCTTTCGCTATTAGTTATCAAATGT